From the Quercus lobata isolate SW786 chromosome 6, ValleyOak3.0 Primary Assembly, whole genome shotgun sequence genome, one window contains:
- the LOC115950063 gene encoding uncharacterized protein LOC115950063, which translates to MKKDVHFEWDEACSNAFARIKTYLLNPPVLCAPIPGKPLVLYNAAQERSLGALMAQENKEGKERALYYLNRTLNGAELNYSPIEKICLALFFAIDKLEHYMQTYMVRLIAKADPIKYVLSRPVISGRIARWAVLLQQYDLAYVPQKAVKGQVLANFLADHPVPSDWEFSDDFPDEDVFYIEVMPPWVMFFDGAARQEGAGAGVVFVSPQRKENRQADALANLATALALSQQETTKVAISQRWVVPLVVEEEEEEQANIISVCLVEKEDWRQVIIEYLQHGRLPDDKRHKTEIRRRAARFIYYKDTLFRRSFDGLFLRYLGEEEAKQALEEAHSGICGAHQSGPKLHYRIKRMSYYWPTMVQDSMECAKKCETCQYHANFIHQPPEPLHLTVASWPFDAWGLDAIGPLPKSSGGHLYILATTDYFSKWAEAVPFREVKKETVVNFIRTHLIYRYGVPRYIITDNGKPFYNRLMTELCEKFEFKQ; encoded by the exons ATGAAAAAGGATGTGCACTTTGAATGGGATGAGGCTTGCagcaatgcttttgcacgcatCAAAACATACTTACTTAATCCTCCAGTTTTATGTGCTCCTATCCCAGGAAAGCCTTTGGTGCTGTATAATGCGGCCCAAGAAAGGTCTCTAGGTGCTCTTATGGcgcaagaaaataaagaagggaaagaaagagCCCTTTATTATCTAAATCGAACTCTCAATGGGGCTGAATTAAATTATTCTCCTATTGAAAAGATATGCCTCGCTCTTTTCTTTGCCATAGacaaactggagcactacatgcAAACATATATGGTCCGTTTGATAGCAAAGGCAGACCCAATCAAATATGTCCTCTCCAGGCCAGTGATTTCGGGTCGTATAGCTCGATGGGCAGTCTTGCTTCAGCAATATGACCTTGCATATGTTCCACAAAAAGCTGTCAAAGGACAAGTATTGGCAAATTTCTTAGCTGATCACCCAGTTCCGTCTGATTGGGAGTTCTCTGATGATTTCCCGGATGAAGATGTGTTTTACATTGAAGTAATGCCACCAtgggtgatgttttttgatGGGGCTGCACGTCAAGAAGGAGCGGGGGCAGGTgtagtgtttgtttctccacaaCG GAAGGAGAATAGACAGGCCGATGCTTTAGCTAATTTGGCTACTGCCTTAGCATTATCCCAACAAGAAACAACCAAAGTCGCTATTTCCCAAAGGTGGGTGGTACCTcttgtggttgaagaagaagaggaagagcaaGCCAACATCATTTCTGTATGCCTTGTCGAAAAAGAAGATTGGCGACAAGTGATCATTGAATACCTTCAACATGGAAGACTCCCGGATGATAAACGCCACAAGACCGAAATTCGGCGGAGGGCTGCTCGATTCATTTACTATAAAGACACTCTCTTCCGCCGTTCATTTGATGGATTGTTTCTCCGTTACTTAGGAGAGGAGGAGGCTAAACAAGCCTTAGAGGAGGCTCATTCTGGAATATGCGGCGCACATCAGTCAGGTCCTAAGTTACATTATAGGATCAAACGAATGAGTTACTATTGGCCTACAATGGTGCAAGATTCTATGGAATGCGCTAAGAAGTGCGAAACTTGTCAGTATCACGCAAACTTCATCCATCAACCGCCAGAACCTCTACACCTAACTGTAGCTTCTTggccttttgatgcatggggGCTTGATGCAATAGGGCCATTACCAAAGTCATCCGGTGGCCACTTGTACATCTTGGCCACAACTGACTACTTCTCGAAATGGGCGGAAGCTGTACCCTTTAgggaagtgaagaaagaaacgGTGGTCAATTTCATTCGAACTCACTTGATCTATCGGTATGGTGTCCCTCGGTATATCATAACTGATAATGGCAAACCATTCTACAATAGGCTGATGACAGAGCTATGTgagaagtttgaatttaaacaataa
- the LOC115993683 gene encoding probable aldo-keto reductase 2 — MASAGIGRIKLGSQGLEVSAQGLGCMGMSGWYGPPKPEQDMISLIHHAIHTGVTFLDTSDMYGPFLNEILLGKALKGGLREKVELATKFGVTVVDGKREIRGDPAYVREACEASLKRLDVDSIDLYYQHRIDTRVPIEVTVGELKKLVEEGKIKYIGLSEASASTIRRAHAVHPITAVQLEWSLWSRDVEEEIIPTCRELGIGIVSYSPLGRGFFTSGPKVVENLTDNDVRKFLPRFQPENLEHNKTIFERVNEIAMRKGCTTSQLALAWVHHQGKDVCPIPGTTKIQNFNQNIGALSVRLTPEEIAEIESFASENDVKGDRYAEGASTWKISETPPLSSWKAL, encoded by the exons ATGGCCTCCGCAGGAATTGGAAGGATAAAGCTGGGTTCACAGGGACTGGAAGTGTCAGCGCAAGGTTTAGGATGCATGGGCATGTCCGGTTGGTATGGCCCTCCAAAGCCCGAACAAGACATGATCTCTCTCATTCATCATGCCATCCACACTGGTGTCACCTTCCTCGATACTTCTGACATGTATGGCCCCTTCCTCAACGAAATCCTCCTTGGAAAG GCTTTGAAGGGAGGGCTAAGAGAGAAGGTAGAATTGGCAACAAAGTTCGGTGTTACGGTTGTGGATGGGAAGAGAGAGATCCGTGGTGATCCAGCTTATGTGAGAGAGGCTTGTGAGGCCAGCTTGAAGCGCCTTGATGTTGACTCTATTGATCTCTATTACCAGCATCGCATAGACACTCGTGTTCCCATTGAAGTCACG GTTGGGGAACTCAAGAAACTTGTTGAAGAGGGTAAAATCAAGTACATAGGTCTATCTGAGGCCTCTGCCTCAACAATTAGAAGAGCACATGCGGTTCATCCCATAACTGCTGTGCAGCTAGAGTGGTCTTTGTGGTCTAGGGATGTGGAGGAAGAAATAATTCCTACTTGCAG GGAACTGGGCATTGGGATTGTTTCATACAGTCCTCTAGGACGAGGATTCTTTACTTCAGGGCCTAAGGTTGTTGAAAATCTGACGGACAATGATGTTCGTAAG TTTTTACCCAGGTTCCAACCTGAAAATCTGGAGCATAACAAGACCATATTTGAGCGTGTTAATGAAATAGCAATGAGGAAGGGATGCACCACATCACAGCTAGCATTGGCCTGGGTTCATCACCAAGGGAAGGACGTGTGTCCCATACCAGGAACCACcaagattcaaaacttcaacCAGAACATTGGAGCACTGTCTGTCAGACTAACACCAGAAGAAATTGCTGAAATTGAATCATTTGCTTCCGAGAATGACGTTAAGGGTGACAGATATGCAGAAGGTGCTTCAACTTGGAAGATTTCTGAAACTCCACCACTTTCTTCATGGAAAGCTTTGTAA
- the LOC115950064 gene encoding uncharacterized protein LOC115950064 gives MPSSSSLEREIDDYQDGSSESDGSVDSSSCSDSSDEHYSSGVPGIPLEEFQEQRRRAASGSGASSSRQPSSPPQDEEEDEDVIYSCAPEVASTLDDAKLKTLVDRYQIPKELNPRLPQPGEWCCSPSSGLGVYASYLLAGLRFPLNSFCRDLFQRLGIGPNQLNPNGWRTIVAMQVLWREALEGNRPITVDEFLYCYKPSEIKKSAGFYQFSSRGSYYSLITGRSSSDRLWKKEFFIISGNWAGDPADVGIPSFPPFTSPLGRLRPEAVVRPRLDKFFLDQIEVVRTFPGRTFHDLVTFTRLATWGLGPIPTAENLSHEELTRRRISTMRENKEKTVASGDEDAAAPTVKVASVQAGKRKSKPISSTVDLDDLPSRRGHKKQKQRPSLPKVPKFVPPTVNLDEPVVDVEPVQTIHPAPSDPPPAPKTSQKSGSSESSDRPSNLVLDEGYAWRTFKGIVTDHEVNECYNMSVKEFERSGIHDLFKAMSKFYTATCQAKELATEAKTAKDKAKELGHEVLLKKGEVIRLTEDFNRLLGSETKLKNEVEELKADNLEKDTRIVHLEGQVSELTSSLEKAREEAIAAFKKSDEYKNRLDSHYAAGYEDFRADAKEAYPDLDFNSFKLPLATESSALQTSSEDVNIMDDANTEVIQDDPKTSLPK, from the exons ATGCCTTCATCTTCTagtctagagagagagatagacgaCTACCAGGACGGTTCTTCTGAGAGTGACGGTAGTGTAGATAGTTCGTCCTGTAGTGACTCCTCAGACGAGCATTACTCGTCTGGGGTTCCTGGCATTCCCTTAGAGGAATTTCAGGAACAACGACGTAGGGCGGCTTCTGGATCTGGGGCTAGCTCGTCCAGACAGCCATCAAGTCCTCctcaagacgaggaagaggaCGAAGATGTAATCTATAGTTGTGCCCCAGAGGTAGCGTCCACCTTAGACGATGCTAAGTTGAAAACTCTTGTAGATAGATACCAAATCCCTAAAGAGCTTAACCCTCGTCTACCCCAGCctggagaatggtgttgttcCCCTTCCTCAGGCTTAGGGGTATACGCTTCTTACCTATTAGCTGGCCTTAGGTTTCCCTTAAACTCTTTCTGCAGAGACCTCTTCCAAAGGTTGGGTATTGGGCCAAACCAGCTCAATCCCAATGGTTGGAGGACGATAGTTGCCATGCAAGTATTATGGCGTGAGGCATTGGAAGGGAACCGTCCAAttacagtggacgagttcctttactgTTATAAGCCCTCAGAGATCAAAAAATCTGCTGGGTTCTACCAGTTCTCGTCCAGAGGTTCGTATTACAGTTTAATAACGGGCCGTAGTTCGTCTGACCGtctttggaaaaaagaattttttattatttctggaaATTGGGCTGGGGACCCAGCTGATGTGGGTATTCCCTCCTTCCCTCCTTTTACCAGCCCTCTAGGTCGTCTTCGCCCTGagg CTGTCGTTCGTCCACGTTTGGATAAGTTTTTCTTGGATCAGATAGAAGTGGTTCGCACTTTTCCAGGAAGGACTTTCCACGACTTGGTTACTTTTACTCGTCTAGCAACTTGGGGACTTGGTCCAATCCCAACTGCTGAGAATTTAAGTCACGAAGAGCTCACTCGTCGAA GGATAAGCACGATGagggaaaacaaagagaaaacagTGGCTAGCGGGGACGAAGATGCTGCTGCTCCTACTGTCAAAGTGGCTTCCGTCCAGGCTGGGAAGAGGAAGTCAAAACCAATTTCAAGTACTGTGGACCTGGACGACCTTCCCAGTCGTCGTGGCCACAAGAAGCAAAAACAAAGGCCTTCCCTTCCAAAGGTTCCCAAGTTCGTGCCACCAACAGTGAACTTGGACGAGCCTGTGGTGGACGTGGAGCCCGTCCAAACGATTCATCCTGCTCCGTCTGATCCTCCCCCAGCTCCCAAAACTTCTCAGAAGTCTGGCTCGTCTGAATCCTCTGATCGTCCCTCTAATTTGGTTCTGGACGAGGGTTATGCATGGAGGACGTTCAAAGGGATCGTCACTGATCATGAGGTTAACGAATGCTACAACATGTCAGTGAAGGAGTTTGAGCGTTCTGGCATCCATGACCTTTTCAAG GCTATGTCAAAGTTTTATACAGCGACCTGCCAGGCCAAGGAGCTTGCTACAGAGGCCAAGACAGCCAAGGATAAGGCTAAGGAGCTGGGCCATGAGGTTTTGCTTAAGAAAGGGGAGGTCATCAGGTTGACAGAGGATTTTAATCGTCTGCTGGGAAGCGAGACGAAGTTGAAGAACGAAGTAGAGGAGCTCAAAGCTGACAACTTAGAGAAGGATACCCGCATCGTCCATCTCGAGGGACAAGTTTCAGAGCTTACCTCGTCCTTGGAGAAGGCACGTGAGGAAGCAATAGCTGCTTTTAAGAAATCTGACGAGTACAAGAATCGTCTAGACAGTCATTATGCAGCTGGGTATGAAGACTTCCGTGCTGATGCCAAGGAGGCGTATCCTGATTTGGACTTCAACTCGTTCAAGCTCCCTCTTGCTACAGAGAGTTCCGCGTTGCAGACGAGTTCCGAGGACGTCAACATCATGGACGATGCTAACACTGAAGTCATTCAGGACGATCCCAAGACGAGCTTGCCCAAGTGA